GATCATTTGCCGCTGCGGATTAGGCAGCTCCAGTCCCATGCAGGTTTTACCGGGGATGGTCTCCACCACGCGGATCGAAGTCAGCCCCAGTGCACGCGACAAGTCCTTCATCAGGCCGACGATCTGGCTGCCGCGCACGCCCAGCGCTGGCTCTACTTCGAAGCGGGTGATTACCGGGCCGGCGTCGGCGCCCAGCACGGTCACCGGCACCTTGAATTCTTTCAGCCGCTGCTCGATCAGCAAGCCGGTTTCCGCCAGGCGTTCTACCGGGATGTCGATCAATTCGTTGACTGCCGGGTCCAGCAAGTCGAGTCCGGGCAAATCGATCCGTAGTTCATGCAGGGGACGGAAGGAGAAATCGGCTTCACCATCATCGATGATGGCAGCGGGTATTTGGGCTGGAGCGGGCTGCGACGCCATATAAGCAGTTTGCGCGATGGCAGTAGCAGGATGGGCAAGCGAGGTTTCAAACGGCGCGGACCGCATCTGCAATGCCGTTTCCGGCTTTTCCATTAGGCTCGGGGGTAGGCCGGCGAAGCTGTCGGCGGTGAATATATCTGCCAAGGCAGTTGCAGCCTCAGGCAGAGTTGCAACATCTGGCTTGCTGGAAAATTCTGCTACGAATGCAAGCGGCGCTGCTGCGGGCGCAACTGCCGACGTCACGGCGCTATCCTCTGCCAGCGGCTGGAATGCCGCGGGAATCGCGCCGGCTACAGTCGCCGGAGAAAGCGGGCGCGTGCTGATTATCCTGGTTTGCGGCGCCGGGCGATTCAGGCTGCGCTCAGTTTGCCGGATATGCATCGCATCCTTCCGCGCGGCGCTGGCGGCTCTTGCCTGCTGCGCCATCTTTTCACGCGCCAGCATGGCCGGCGTCGGAATGATGCGTTCAACCGTCGCCCACTCCGCCATGCTCCTGGCGGAAGCGGGTATCTCTGCACGCTTGGCTGGGGTGCTCGATCGCTTGCCCGAGACTTCCGGCAGATCGGAACTGGATGGCAGCTGCCAGGATTTTCTGCTGCGCGGCGGCGCTGCAATGCTTTCACGTGCGCGTGCTTGCCGTACCGTCGAGTGCGATGAAACCGTCGCCGCCGCAGCCCGTGGTTCGCGCGGCGTATCGGCTTGCTCTGTCTTGTCGGAGAAGAAACGCCGCAGCGCAGGATGGATGTTGCCGATAGAAGTCAGCCATGCGCTGCCGAACAGCCATGACAGGGCGAGGATGCTAATGGCCAGCAGCGTTAGCACGCCGCCGATACTGCCAAGCGTGTTCATCAGGCCCTGGGCAATCGCGTAGCCAGCGTGGTCGCCGTCGGGAGGGCCGGATTCGCTGGTGCGCAAGACGGCTTCCAGCGCGCTGCTGCCGCACAGTATCAACAGGGTTCCCAGCCACAAGCGGATCGAGCCGGGGCCGCGCAGCGCGCTCACGCCCGAGCGACGCGCCTTCAGTACACGAACCAGCATGGGAGCCAGCCAAAGCAAGGACCATCCGAACCAACTGAAAACTGCTATATGCATACTCAAATTCAACGAAAAATCAAGGTCCGGAAAGCGTGTGGCTTGCGCAAATCATGTTGCGATATCGCAGGCCGTGCCCGCTGCCGCTTGGCAAGGGTGACCTGACAGAGGTTTGTCTGACGATCTGAAATCAAAGTAGGTGATATTAACCGAAAAACCAGTCGCCGTTTCCCTCAGGGTTGCTTGCCAATAACTTGTTTTTACATAAATAAAAATGTAACGAAAATTGCGCTGCCGTCGATGCGAATTACTGATGCAGGCCAGCAAGCGTTGCAACGTGCTTTTTGTATTTTTCCAAGGCTTGCAATCTGAATATGCCACAAAGCGAAGCAGCTGCCTGCAAATAGCAGCATCGTCTGCTTAATGGCGGTTGCAACCATCATCCATCCAAACTTCGATTTGTCTTTTTACGACAATGGCGACGTTTTTCAACAATTTCCTGTCTCATATATGTAACTAAACATTTCATTTTGTAGCGATACAAAATTATTTGTAACAAAAAGTATTATTTTTAGTATAGATTAAACACGCGGTGTCTTGGCTCATGGCAATTAGTTGCGTCAATACACCGCATTGTTATTGCTTGCACAAAAAACAAACCATGCAGCTGATGACAAGTCCGGGGAAAACCAGATGATGAGGAGACCTTCTGGTGAAGTGTTTGGTTTGCCTGCCTGCAGGCGCTTTAGCAGGGATGTCAAAACGCAAATTACATCGTCCACAAGGCGATCTGATCAGCCTGGTTTGATTACACAAATAATTAAATTCTTAACTCTAAAAACGATAGGGGGTTTTGCTTATGATCAAGGAAAGAAAATTGTCACAGTCGCTGCGGCTTGCATTTTTTACC
The sequence above is a segment of the Collimonas sp. PA-H2 genome. Coding sequences within it:
- a CDS encoding DNA translocase FtsK; this translates as MLVRVLKARRSGVSALRGPGSIRLWLGTLLILCGSSALEAVLRTSESGPPDGDHAGYAIAQGLMNTLGSIGGVLTLLAISILALSWLFGSAWLTSIGNIHPALRRFFSDKTEQADTPREPRAAAATVSSHSTVRQARARESIAAPPRSRKSWQLPSSSDLPEVSGKRSSTPAKRAEIPASARSMAEWATVERIIPTPAMLAREKMAQQARAASAARKDAMHIRQTERSLNRPAPQTRIISTRPLSPATVAGAIPAAFQPLAEDSAVTSAVAPAAAPLAFVAEFSSKPDVATLPEAATALADIFTADSFAGLPPSLMEKPETALQMRSAPFETSLAHPATAIAQTAYMASQPAPAQIPAAIIDDGEADFSFRPLHELRIDLPGLDLLDPAVNELIDIPVERLAETGLLIEQRLKEFKVPVTVLGADAGPVITRFEVEPALGVRGSQIVGLMKDLSRALGLTSIRVVETIPGKTCMGLELPNPQRQMIRLSEILESPAYQDSASHLTLALGKDITGKPIVADLARAPHMLVAGTTGSGKSVAINAMILSLLYKATPEEVRLIMIDPKMLELSVYEGIPHLLAPVVTDMKLASNALTWCVAEMDKRYRLMSALGVRNLAGFNQKIRDGNLRGKKVSNPFSLTPDAPEPLSTLPLIVVIIDELADLMMVTGKKIEELIARLAQKARAAGIHLILATQRPSVDVITGLIKANIPTRVAFQVSSKIDSRTILDQMGAEALLGHGDMLFLPPGSGYPQRVHGAFVSDAEVHRVVEHLKQFGEPEYEEAILAGVPAEGASADLLGDSQDVEADPLYDEAVAFVVRTRRASISSVQRQFRVGYNRAARLVEQMEAAGIVSSVATNGSREVLTPVQAE